In Nostoc sphaeroides, the genomic window TTTGTTAGATGATACGGTGCTGCCTTTAGAATTAGTGAATGGTTCTAAAACGATTCAGAGCGATCGCATTTCTCAAGGTCATCGGGTTTTACATCCTGATACTGTGACAATTGCCCAAGCTACTGATTATGTTACCGCCCTCAAGTCTGCTTATGTCAACGTTGACCCAGAAGAACGGGCAAATATTATCAAAGAGCAAGTAAAGGCAGTAGCAGAGAATTTAGGCGGGTATACAGTAATTTACCCCGATTTGTTAGAGGAAGTAACCAATCTTGTAGAATATCCTTCTACAGTTGTCGGTAAATTTGAACCAGAATTTTTGGAATTACCAACTGAGGTAATTACTGAAGTTATGGTTACTCATCAGCGTTATTTTCCTGTATTCAAACCAGATAGTTCTGAGCAAGAATTATTGCCCAATTTTATTACCATTTCTAACGCTGATCCCCAGAAATCAGATATTGTTGCTGTCGGGAATGAAAGGGTAATTCGTGCCAGATTAGCTGATGGCAGATTTTTCTACGAAGCTGATTTAACTAAGCCGTTAGAAAGCTTTTTACCACAGTTAGAAAAAGTTACTTTCCAAGAAGAATTGGGTTCGGTGCGTACCAAGGTAGATAGAGTAGTCAAGATTGCCGAGCAAATAAGCACCCAATTAGAATTAGCCCAAAACCAAAGCCAAAAAATCCAACGTGCTGCTTTATTATGTAAAGCAGATTTGGTAACTCAAATGGTGTATGAATTCCCTGAATTACAAGGCATTATGGGAGAAAAATACGCCTTAGCCAGTGGTGAAGATGGAGAAGTCGCAAAGGCAATTTATCAACATTATTTGCCAACGGGAGCCGGTGATAATTTTCCCGAAACGCTGACGGGTCAAATTGTCGCTTTGGCAGATAGATTAGATACTTTAGTAAGTATCTTTGGTTTAGGTTTAATTCCCTCCGGTTCCTCTGATCCCTTCGCTTTGCGCCGTGCGGCTAATGCTGTAGTTAAAATTACTTGGTTTTATAATTTGCCAATAAAATTAGATGATTTATTAGCGCAAATATCCACAGACTTTGCAGCAAAATATCATAAAGATCAGGCATCATTAACCGCAGCATTACAAGAGTTTTTCTTGCAACGCATCCGCACCTTACTACAAGAAGAAAAGATTGATTACGACCTAGTAAATGCAGTTTTGGGAGAAAATGATCCAGAATACACAGAACGGGCGTTAAAAGATTTATTGGATGTACGCGATCGCGCCTTATACTTACAACAAATCCGCAACGACAGTACCTTAGATAACATCTACGAAACCGTTAACCGTTCCACACGATTAGCCGCTCAAGGTGATTTGGATACAAAACAGCTAGAACCAACAACCGTAGTTCGTCAAGAATTATTCCAAAAGCCTTCTGAGACAGCCTTGTATAATGCCTTAATCGAATCAGTACCGCTTTCTTCAGCAGCACAGCAGACACGAAATTATCAACTGTTGATAGCAGCACTAGGAAAAATTGCTCCGACAGTTAGTAATTTCTTTGATGGGCCAGATAGCGTATTAGTTATGGACTCCGATCCAGAAGTTAAACGTAATCGATTGCACTTACTGGGATTAGTTCGCAATCATGCCCGTGTTTTAGCTGACTTTGGGGCGATCGTCAAAAATCTGTAGCGTAGGTCAACAAAAAGTTGTGTAATTTTTGCCAATAGACGCTACTATAGGGAGTGCTTAACCAGGGACACTCTGCTGCAATCTATGTCCAGAGCTACTGTAATTGGATTGGGAAAGTCCGGTGTTGCTGCGGCGAGATTGTTGAAACGGGAAGGTTGGGAGGTAGAGCTAAGTGATAGCAACACCTCCGAAACCCTCCGACTACAACAACAAGAACTCGCCGCCGAGCAAATAACCGTGAAACTAGGCCAATCCCTAGAATTGAATGGTGCTAATTTACCCGAATTAATAGTCGTTAGTCCTGGCGTGCCTTGGGATATTCCCGTATTAATTAAGGCACGCCAATTAGGTATTGAAACCATTGGGGAAATGGAACTCGCTTGGCGAAATTTGCAATCTCTACCTTGGGTAGGAATTACAGGCACTAACGGCAAAACTACTACCACAGCTTTAATTGCTGCCATTTTTCAAGCAGCAGGCTTAAATGCCCCCGCCTGCGGTAACATTGGCTACGCTGCAAGTGAAGTTGCCCTATCTTGGAAGGGGAGAGGAGCAGGGGGAGCAGGGAGCAGGGAGCAGGGAGCAGGGGGAGCAGGGGAAGCATTTGATAATTCCTCACTGCTAACTCCTAACTCCTCACTTTTAACTCCTAACTCCTCACTTCTAACTCCTAACTCCTCACTCGATTGGGTGATTGCGGAAATTAGCAGTTATCAAATAGAATCTTCGAGTTCTCTTGCACCACGTATCGGTGTTTGGACGACTTTTACACCAGATCATCTTAGTCGCCATAAGACTTTAGAGAACTATTACAACATCAAAGCCAAGCTGTTGCGTCAGTCTGAGTTGCAAGTGTTCAATGGCGATGATGCCTACTTGAGGCAACAAGGTTTAAGTGCTTGGCCTGATGCTTATTGGACAAGTGTCAAAGGAAAAGATTTCCTGATTAGCGAAAAAGGCTTTTACATTGAGGACGACTGGGTTGTAGAAAAATTGACTGCAACTTCTGCACCAGAACCGATTGTGAAAGTATCGACTTTGCGGATGGTGGGAGAGCATAACCAGCAAAATCTCTTAATGGCAGTAGCAACGGCACGATTAGCGGGAATTAATCGTGATGCGATCGCACATGCTATTGTTGAATTCCCCGGTGTTGCTCATCGTTTGGAGCATATCTGCACTTGGGAAGGTATTGATTTCATTAACGACAGCAAAGCTACTAACTACGATGCTGCCGAAGTTGGTTTAGCATCCGTTAACAGTCCAGCGATTTTAATTGCTGGTGGAGAAGCTAAAGCAGGTGATGATACTGGCTGGCTTGCACAAATTCAAACCAAAGCTGCTGCTGTGTTATTGATTGGCTCTGCTGCACCCACATTTGCCCAACGTCTC contains:
- the murD gene encoding UDP-N-acetylmuramoyl-L-alanine--D-glutamate ligase: MSRATVIGLGKSGVAAARLLKREGWEVELSDSNTSETLRLQQQELAAEQITVKLGQSLELNGANLPELIVVSPGVPWDIPVLIKARQLGIETIGEMELAWRNLQSLPWVGITGTNGKTTTTALIAAIFQAAGLNAPACGNIGYAASEVALSWKGRGAGGAGSREQGAGGAGEAFDNSSLLTPNSSLLTPNSSLLTPNSSLDWVIAEISSYQIESSSSLAPRIGVWTTFTPDHLSRHKTLENYYNIKAKLLRQSELQVFNGDDAYLRQQGLSAWPDAYWTSVKGKDFLISEKGFYIEDDWVVEKLTATSAPEPIVKVSTLRMVGEHNQQNLLMAVATARLAGINRDAIAHAIVEFPGVAHRLEHICTWEGIDFINDSKATNYDAAEVGLASVNSPAILIAGGEAKAGDDTGWLAQIQTKAAAVLLIGSAAPTFAQRLQEVGYHSYEIVETMERAVPRAAELAKEYQARVVLLSPACASFDQYPNFEVRGDRFRQLCLAWAETEKLQYNSILSSPLP
- the glyS gene encoding glycine--tRNA ligase subunit beta, whose amino-acid sequence is MPAFLLEVGTEELPASFLSDALVQWQERIPQSLEANSLKGESVQVYGTPRRLAVVIKGLPSQQADREEEIKGPPAQAAFKDGQPTAAAIGFAKKQGVEIDALFLRPTDKGEFVFLQKRIPGRPVAEILTELIPQWIWGLEGKRLMRWGNGDARFSRPIRWLVALLDDTVLPLELVNGSKTIQSDRISQGHRVLHPDTVTIAQATDYVTALKSAYVNVDPEERANIIKEQVKAVAENLGGYTVIYPDLLEEVTNLVEYPSTVVGKFEPEFLELPTEVITEVMVTHQRYFPVFKPDSSEQELLPNFITISNADPQKSDIVAVGNERVIRARLADGRFFYEADLTKPLESFLPQLEKVTFQEELGSVRTKVDRVVKIAEQISTQLELAQNQSQKIQRAALLCKADLVTQMVYEFPELQGIMGEKYALASGEDGEVAKAIYQHYLPTGAGDNFPETLTGQIVALADRLDTLVSIFGLGLIPSGSSDPFALRRAANAVVKITWFYNLPIKLDDLLAQISTDFAAKYHKDQASLTAALQEFFLQRIRTLLQEEKIDYDLVNAVLGENDPEYTERALKDLLDVRDRALYLQQIRNDSTLDNIYETVNRSTRLAAQGDLDTKQLEPTTVVRQELFQKPSETALYNALIESVPLSSAAQQTRNYQLLIAALGKIAPTVSNFFDGPDSVLVMDSDPEVKRNRLHLLGLVRNHARVLADFGAIVKNL